A genomic region of Alnus glutinosa chromosome 11, dhAlnGlut1.1, whole genome shotgun sequence contains the following coding sequences:
- the LOC133881532 gene encoding 5-oxoprolinase 1 — translation MGSFNEGKLKFCIDRGGTFTDVYAEIPGQHDGRVLKLLSVDPSNYDDAPIEGIRRILEEFTGERIPRTSKIPTDRIEWIRMGTTVATNALLERKGERIALCVTRGFRDLLQIGNQARPSIFDLTVSKPSNLYEEVIEVDERIELVRDKEEENQESSASLVTGVSGELVRVVKPLNEDALKPLLKGLLEKGISCLAVVLMHSYTYPQHELALEKLAASLGFRHVSLSSALTPMVRAVPRGLTASVDAYLTPVIKEYLSGFISKFDEGLGKLNVLFMQSDGGLAPESRFSGHKAVLSGPAGGVVGYSQTLFNLETEKPLIGFDMGGTSTDVSRYAGSYEQVLETQIAGAIIQAPQLDINTVAAGGGSKLKFQFGAFRVGPESVGAHPGPVCYRKGGELAVTDANLILGFVIPDYFPSIFGPKEDLPLDIKTTREEFEKLAREINSYRNSQDPSTKDMTVEEIALGFVNVANETMCRPIRQLTEMKGHETRNHALACFGGAGPQHACAIARSLGMKEVLIHRFCGILSAYGMGLADVVEEAQEPYSAVYSPESVPEASRRETMLLKQVKLKLQEQGFREENITTETYLNLRYEGTDTAIMVKGQITEDGSASDYAVEFVKLFQQEYGFKLQNRNILICDVRVRGIGVTNILKPQDLEPVSGVPKVEGHYKVYFGNGWHDTPLFKLENLGHGHLLPGPSIIMNGNSTVIVEPNCRAIITKYGNVKIELESTSKTVKVEEKVADVVQLSIFNHRFMGIAEQMGRTLQRTSISTNIKERLDFSCALFGPDGGLVANAPHVPVHLGAMSSTVQWQLNYWGDNLNEGDVLVTNHPCAGGSHLPDITVITPVFDNGRLVFFVASRGHHAEIGGITPGSMPPFSKSIWEEGAAIKAFKLVEKGIFQEEGIVKLLQFPCSDEVVHKIPGTRRLQDNLSDLRAQVAANQRGISLIKELIEQYGLETVQAYMTYVQLNAEEAVREMLKSVATRVSSQSSKLGDGNSVAIEEEDYMDDGSVIHLKLTIDSNKGEAIFDFSGTSPEVYGNWNAPEAVTAAAVIYCLRCLVDVDIPLNQGCLAPVKIHIPAGSFLSPSDKAAVVGGNVLTSQRITDVVLTAFQACACSQGCMNNLTFGDDTFGYYETIGGGSGAGPTWDGTSGVQCHMTNTRMTDPEIFEQRYPVLLHKFGLRENSGGTGIHRGGDGLVREIEFRHPVVVSILSERRVHAPRGLKGGKDGARGANYLITKDKRIVYLGGKNTVEVQAGEILQILTPGGGGWGSL, via the coding sequence ATGGGGAGTTTCAATGAAGGGAAACTCAAATTTTGCATTGACAGAGGGGGAACCTTCACCGATGTTTATGCTGAAATCCCGGGTCAGCATGATGGTCGAGTTTTAAAACTTTTGTCTGTTGATCCATCAAACTATGATGATGCTCCAATTGAAGGTATTCGGAGGATTCTTGAGGAATTTACGGGGGAGAGAATCCCACGGACTTCGAAAATACCCACTGATAGGATAGAGTGGATTAGGATGGGTACAACTGTGGCAACAAATGCACttttagaaagaaaaggagaaaggaTTGCTCTGTGTGTGACTCGGGGCTTCCGAGATCTGCTCCAGATTGGTAACCAGGCTCGCCCCAGCATCTTTGACCTCACTGTATCAAAACCATCAAATCTTTACGAGGAGGTTATAGAGGTGGATGAGAGAATTGAGCTTGTTCGTGATAAGGAGGAAGAGAACCAGGAGTCATCTGCATCGTTAGTTACAGGTGTTTCGGGTGAGCTTGTCAGGGTTGTGAAGCCTCTCAATGAAGATGCTCTAAAGCCTTTACTGAAAGGGTTGTTGGAGAAAGGAATTAGTTGCTTGGCTGTTGTGTTGATGCATTCTTATACTTATCCACAGCATGAATTAGCTTTGGAGAAGTTAGCTGCAAGTTTGGGTTTCAGACATGTTTCTTTATCTTCAGCTTTGACTCCCATGGTTCGAGCTGTTCCTAGGGGTCTAACGGCTAGTGTTGATGCATACTTGACACCAGTTATTAAAGAGTACTTATCAGGGTTCATATCCAAATTTGATGAAGGGTTGGGGAAGTTGAATGTTCTGTTTATGCAATCAGATGGAGGACTTGCACCAGAAAGTAGATTTTCAGGGCATAAGGCAGTGTTGTCTGGTCCTGCTGGTGGGGTTGTTGGTTACTCACAGACTCTTTTTAATCTTGAAACAGAGAAGCCCCTTATTGGGTTTGACATGGGCGGTACATCTACTGATGTGAGCCGTTATGCTGGAAGTTATGAACAAGTTCTGGAAACTCAGATTGCTGGTGCCATAATACAAGCACCTCAGCTTGACATAAACACTGTTGCTGCTGGTGGCGGATCAAAGTTGAAGTtccaatttggagctttccgaGTGGGACCAGAATCAGTGGGTGCACACCCTGGTCCTGTCTGTTACCGGAAAGGTGGGGAACTGGCAGTTACAGACGCTAACTTGATTCTTGGATTTGTAATTCCTGATTACTTTCCATCCATCTTTGGCCCTAAGGAAGATCTGCCTCTAGATATCAAGACAACCAGAGAAGAATTTGAGAAGCTTGCGAGGGAAATAAACTCCTACAGAAACAGTCAGGATCCATCTACAAAGGACATGACAGTGGAAGAGATTGCACTGGGATTTGTGAATGTTGCTAATGAGACAATGTGTCGTCCAATACGGCAATTAACCGAAATGAAGGGCCATGAAACAAGGAACCATGCTCTTGCTTGCTTTGGAGGTGCTGGGCCTCAGCATGCCTGTGCTATTGCTAGGTCTTTGGGTATGAAAGAAGTACTCATTCACAGGTTCTGTGGGATCTTAAGTGCCTACGGGATGGGATTGGCAGATGTTGTTGAAGAGGCACAGGAGCCATATTCTGCTGTTTATAGTCCAGAATCTGTCCCGGAAGCTTCTCGCAGAGAAACTATGTTGCTAAAGCAAGTAAAACTGAAGTTGCAAGAGCAAGGTTTCAGAGAGGAAAACATTACTACAGAGACATATTTAAATTTGAGGTATGAAGGTACAGACACTGCCATCATGGTTAAGGGACAAATCACTGAAGATGGATCAGCAAGCGACTATGCTGTGGAATTTGTGAAGCTATTTCAGCAGGAGTATGGATTTAAACTACAAAACAGGAATATCTTAATATGTGATGTGAGAGTTCGTGGTATCGGAGTCACAAATATATTGAAGCCACAGGACCTTGAACCTGTTTCTGGCGTTCCTAAAGTTGAAGGCCACTACAAGGTCTACTTTGGGAATGGGTGGCATGATACACCTCTATTCAAGCTTGAGAATTTGGGTCATGGGCATCTCTTGCCGGGTCCTTCAATCATCATGAACGGGAATAGTACTGTTATAGTAGAACCCAATTGTAGAGCTATTATAACCAAATATGGGAATGTTAAAATTGAGCTTGAGTCTACTTCAAAAACCGTGAAGGTAGAGGAAAAAGTTGCAGATGTTGTGCAGCTTTCAATCTTCAATCACAGGTTTATGGGTATAGCTGAACAGATGGGAAGGACACTACAGAGGACTTCTATATCAACAAATATCAAGGAACGTCTAGATTTCTCATGTGCTCTCTTTGGTCCTGATGGGGGACTTGTCGCCAATGCCCCTCATGTCCCTGTGCACCTAGGGGCTATGTCCAGCACAGTTCAGTGGCAGCTCAACTACTGGGGTGACAATTTGAATGAGGGTGATGTTTTGGTTACTAACCATCCTTGTGCAGGAGGTAGCCATCTTCCTGATATAACTGTTATTACACCTGTTTTTGATAATGGGAGGCTGGTATTCTTTGTGGCAAGCAGAGGGCATCATGCAGAGATTGGAGGTATAACTCCTGGAAGCATGCCACCTTTTTCAAAGTCCATATGGGAAGAAGGGGCTGCCATAAAAGCATTTAAGCTCGTGGAAAAGGGCATTTTCCAAGAAGAAGGAATTGTGAAACTTCTCCAGTTCCCCTGTTCTGATGAAGTGGTGCATAAGATCCCAGGAACACGCAGGCTTCAAGATAATCTATCGGATCTTCGAGCACAAGTAGCTGCGAACCAGAGAGGAATTTCCCTTATCAAAGAGCTTATTGAGCAATATGGTTTGGAAACTGTTCAGGCATACATGACGTATGTGCAGCTGAATGCAGAAGAAGCAGTGAGAGAAATGCTTAAGTCAGTTGCTACTAGAGTTTCATCTCAGTCATCTAAGCTTGGAGATGGAAATTCAGTAGCCATTGAAGAAGAGGATTACATGGATGATGGGTCCGTTATTCATTTGAAACTGACCATTGATTCCAATAAAGGTGAAGCGATTTTTGATTTTAGCGGGACCAGCCCTGAAGTTTATGGGAATTGGAATGCACCAGAAGCAGTAACAGCTGCAGCAGTCATTTACTGCCTTCGCTGTTTGGTGGATGTTGATATTCCTCTAAACCAAGGGTGTCTGGCTCCTGTTAAAATCCATATTCCAGCTGGCTCATTTCTCTCTCCAAGTGATAAGGCTGCCGTGGTAGGAGGTAATGTTCTTACGTCACAGAGAATCACTGATGTTGTACTTACTGCATTTCAGGCTTGTGCATGTTCACAGGGTTGTATGAATAACCTCACATTTGGGGATGATACTTTTGGCTATTACGAAACAATTGGAGGTGGGAGCGGGGCCGGTCCGACCTGGGACGGGACCAGCGGAGTCCAATGCCACATGACCAACACGAGAATGACCGATCCAGAGATTTTTGAGCAGAGATATCCAGTTCTTCTGCATAAATTTGGACTTAGAGAGAACAGTGGGGGAACTGGAATTCACAGAGGAGGTGATGGGCTTGTCAGAGAGATAGAGTTCAGGCACCCTGTTGTAGTGAGCATTCTATCAGAGAGGCGTGTTCATGCGCCAAGAGGGTTAAAAGGTGGAAAAGATGGGGCTCGTGGGGCTAACTACCTTATCACCAAAGATAAGCGGATAGTTTACCTTGGAGGTAAAAACACAGTTGAGGTGCAGGCAGGGgaaattcttcaaattttaacTCCTGGTGGTGGGGGATGGGGTTCTCTTTGA